A segment of the Eubalaena glacialis isolate mEubGla1 chromosome 14, mEubGla1.1.hap2.+ XY, whole genome shotgun sequence genome:
CTAACAGGAGCATAAACAGGTCTGCTTTCTATTTTCAGTTAGGAAAGAAGCCACTTTTGAAAAGACTTACATTtactaaaaaaatgaataattaagaTGGTAGGTTTTGGCTTCATTTTTAATGGTGATCTGGTTTGAAATATAGAAAACATATCTTAGTATAAGAATCCTAGCAAGAGCCGAAGGCTTTTTATTTGAtacattttactattttaaatcatttatggAGCACTTCATATTTGCAAAGTACTGCAAATAATTTTATTacacatttaaatgttttattagtgGTGGGTACCTATATATATAGTGGATATAAAATAAGATAGGAGGAGTCTTTGCTGTGTAATAACTATTTCTTATTTgtttcaaaaatacataaatatccaTGATCAGGTAGTCTCATTAATATATTTCTGCTCCCAGACACCTTCTTTCTGGGACGGTGTCAACGGGCTCCTTATCTCCTAGAGCTAAAGTCCCCCGCACACCCACCCCAGAAAAAACCCTCTCCCCTCGTGCTTTAGCTGCCGTACTTAGTACTTGGTACACATCTGTACttggtagaaaaaaatgatgtgTTATTTCTACAGGCATTAGTGTGGTTCCTGCACATCAGGTAAGAGTCGGGGCCCCATCACGTGAGGCAGAGGTGGACAAGCCACCACCTGTTCCTAGACCAGGACGTAAAGGCTGCGTCTGCGAGGCTGCTGTCCCACCGGGTGGGTGTTCAGCCTGTCCTTGAGTCCCAAACCtctcttcctcattttacaaacagCATGTTCTTACTgcagaaaaatggaagagaaattgATTGCGTAAACCACTGTTGGTTAACATCTTTGTATGTACTaacattttttttgaagtatatttgatttacagtgttgtgttagtttcaggtgtatagcacagcaattcagttatatatatatatatatatatatatatatatacacacatacacacacatatatatgtatatatattcttttccattataagttattacaagatattgaatagagttccctgtgctatacagtaggtccttgttggttacctattttatatatagtagtgtgtatatgttaatcccagactcctaatttatccctcccgccacttccagtttggtaaccataagtttgttttctatgtctgtgaatctgtttctgttttgtatataagttcatttgtatcatttttttttttagattccacatataagcgatatcatgatgGCATTATGTACTAACATTTAGtttagtatgtgtgtgtatacatgcagTGTGTCTCTGTGAATATGGAtagatatgtgtatgtatttgtgttaTACAAACACAATTCcgtattacagttgacccttgaacaacacgggtgtGAACTGCGTGGATCCGCTTACACGTGGATTTTTTCCTGCAGGTCCTGGACCCAGTCCTCCTtggattatttctttaggatCAATCCTAGGAGGAGAACGACTGGGTCAGAGTAGGGACAGTTTTGAGACATATTAATACAGACTATTAATACGTATCTTTCAGAAACAGGATAGCAGTGCACCTTTACCAGTAGTACCATGTGCATGTACTTGCTTTCATGTCTCCTTGTCTGCCCTgacttgttctttttaaaaaattgttttttctcatttcttaggCTAGCAATggcatttgctttttttaatcttttttctttcttttttctggggggggcggtgggagcTGTTGAAGATCAACTCACTAGTAAATTGTGATTTGCATCTCTTCCATTACTAatgtattgttgttttttttactgCCTTTTATAGTTCTGTGAATTTACTATTTCATGTTTCACAAATCTTGGAGCATCTATATGTGATAAGGGCCACAGTAAAGAAATACTGTTAGAGGCTAAAACCAGTGCCCTAGACAAGGCCACTGCCCCAGGACCTCACCCAGAGGAGGAGACAGGACACAGTCGCAGTTGACAGTTACCTGGAATGCGAGGCTGTCTTTTATGCGGGCAGGATGGGTGAGCTGGACCGCACCCTAGAGCAGTGTTTCCCAACCCACTCTTCAGTACTGGCGCCTGAGGAACGTTGTTAGCCGTTTCCCTAATTGCTCACCACCACCCTGAGCCTGCAGGAAGCTAAAGACTAAGGAGTCAGGTCTTAGGTTGGGTTACCCGTTGTCCCCAAGACCCAAGTCCcatcccctgtgtgtgtgtgccggTGGGCTCTTCTGGTTGTTCTCAGTGCCTTTTTAAAGGATCCCTGCTTCTTTCagaccccgcccctccccctacTCCTCAATGAatggcctcccctccccacccccagacagAAGCCTTCCCTTCCCGCCGGGCACTCGCCTCCGGAGGTCTGCGGTCAGCATCCTTCCCCAACCAcagctctctccttccttcccggCGGGCAGTCGGCCTGTCTCCAGCTTGGTCCGCCTTTGCTCTGTAAGGCTCCGAGTATTTGGTTAGAAACGAGCACTGAGTCTCGCTGTCCCTGGCGCTGCCCCTGGGAGCTTGGCGACTTGCAGACCCCGGAGCTGCCTCCTCGCTGCCCGCCGCGGCTCGTTCACCTCCCATCTCGTGGATCCGACCTCCACCCGCCCGCgtctcctccctgctcccagggCGCCACCTTCCTTCACTCTGGCTCTGCGTCCCCGCCTGGCCGACTGCACGGCCCCTCCTCCCTGACCCGGTCGCTGCCCACACCCTCCACGGGCAGTTCTCCCACGTTCCGTCTCGGGCGGGCACAGGCCACACGCCAGCTGCTTATGCTTCTTTCCCTCTGACTATCTCAGAGGCCCAGATGGTCACCCAGTCTTGTCCCCCTGCCTTCTGCACCCCACACGCTGCTACGGGCCACCTGCAGCTGTGCTTTTCAGGCTTGGCGCTGAGGGCAGTGGGGTTGGGttttgggttttgggtttttctcgtgggttttttttttttttttttgactttacaGTCTTTAGCAGACTAAAACTTTTGTAAAATTCAATATCaattaataataatgagaaaaatgagatgtACCACGTGCAAGCCCCCTTTTGTTACTATTTTATTCAATAGACATCTCATCCTGTAGAAGTTTTTCAGTCTCTGAGCCTTTCTTGCTGTGGACCAGTCACAAGCCATTGAGGGGGCATGGTCCACAGTCCCTCCGAGGTGGCAGCGGCCGCGTGTCCTGTCAGGACCACGGAGTATCCTGGGCCCTGCGGGCCGCTCGGTCTCCGGGCAGCAGATGAGCGCCCCCCTCCTCGGAGGGTGCACGGAGCCGCCTGGAGCCTGCGGAAGGGGCCAAGCGGCGGTGGGTGTGGTCCACAGGCCGACGCGGGGTCTGGAGGACTGGGTATCATCCCGAATGCTGCGGCGACATCTCATGGCCCCTCAGATTCGCTCTTCATCACGGCAGGGGCTGCTGTTTCCAGAATGTCGCCATGCTCTTGAAAGCCTGCGCAGGGGCCTGGCCTTACCTGCCCCCGTCCTCACCTGTGCTGCCCACCCtcacctgcctccctccctcggGCCACAGGCCTTCCCTCCTGCTCCTGTGCTTCCCGGCTGCTCACACCTGCCCTCCTCACTGGGTCATCCCTCACTCGCTCTCAGCTGAAGTCCTTTCCTGGGAAGACTGCCCCGTGCGCTCTGTTGCGATCTAGTGTCACCAGCAGGAGGGGCCAGCGTGTGTGATGCAGGCGGGCAGGAAGAGGCCGTCACCAAGCCCTGCACACGGGACCCGCTGAGATGTACACACAGAGCTGGTCCGAAGTCAGCAGAACACCCTTCCCTGTCCCTTTCCACGTTTGCAGCCCAAGGAGGGTATACACGGCCGCTGTTACCATAGAAAGGGATTATTGCGCTGAATTTAGACCGGAGAAAGCATCTGAAGATAGTTTTAGTATAAATTATCTTAACCAGCCTAAAAATATTTCTGAGCTACCCACCAGAACGTGGAAGTCCTGTGTTCCTGGAAATCGTTTGTCGTACTTTGGACCGTTTCGAGGGAAGTGGCTCCAGTCCGGTCTCAGGATGGACCAGTGGCTCTCAGAGCTGGACAGCATATGGCCCTGGAGCAGGAGGCCTGACACTGTGCTGTTTCTGTGCCAGTCTTCTCATCGTGGAAAGAAAAAGCTGCAAGATGTATTTTAAGAAATCAGATTTGCGTCATCCTGTTACAGTTGCAGCTTGCTGACAGGAATCTGATAGCTGGTGCCGGCTGTCGGGCCAGTGAGGAAAATAATGCGAGAAAGTGTTGAGAAGCCCATGCAACACTGAGAGAGCACTGCACGCCTCTGAGAGCGGCTGGAATCCAGACTCTGACCCCGCAGGTGCTGGTGGGCGTGCGGCCAGCAGGCTCCATTCTCTGCTGGTGAGAGCAGGAGGTGTGCATGGCCTCGAGGGTCCTTGTACGGCCAGAGGATCCTGCCATCCAGTCCGGCAGTCCTGCTCCTTGCTGTTTGCCCAGAGGATTTCAAGCTCACGTCCGCACAAAAGCCTGCACTTGCGTGTTCATAGCACCTTTATTCATCGTGGCCAAAAACTGGACGTGGCCAAGGTgcccttcagcaggtgaatgggtAACGGTGGTTCGTCCAGACGCTGGAATATCACTCGGCACTAAAAAGCCATGACCTGTCGGGTCAGGAGGAGCCGTGAGGAGCCTGAGGTGCCCGTGGCTGGGGAGGGCAGGCGGCTTGCGCTAGGGCACACGACCAGTTCACCGTGGAGCCTGGACTCATGCCGCACCAACATCCTTCCCGCCCCAGTTGCACTAAGCGGGCTGGgcatgcacacatgcacgcacgcacacacgtgagagaggaagaagaggaaggagggttCCTCCACGAGGAGCTGGTCCTTGCTGACTgcgtcataaaaagaaatgtgaattCTGACTGAGGAAAGAACAGGCTGGACACGCTCCCCCGGCACCCCCGGCTTCTTGTTCAAGAAGCACTTCGCAGATGCAAAATCACTCAGTGCATCCTTGAAAACAGCAGTTTACTGTCCCCCTTCCTTGCTGGAGCCAAGGTTAACAGGTGCAAAGATGTGTGTTCACCGCCCCCCCACTCTGGCCCCTGCCCCGCAGACCTGCCCCGCCTCTGCCCTGCGGGCTGGGTGGTGCGCCCACGCGGCGCGGGTGGTGCCTGTTCTGTCGGGAGAGCCTGCGTCCAGCACCCACTTCCAGCTTCTTAAAGGGTCAGACGTTCCCTCTGGCGATGCTTCCCCACCCATTTGCCTGGTGGCCCTCCTTTCTGTGTCACATCAGGGCAGAGATGGGCACAGTGAGGCCGAGTCCCTGAGCCCGTGTGTCGGTATCAGCCAGCGTTCCTGTGGTTCTAGTTATAACATGAAGCGCTGCATGTGGATACACGGCCTAGAACATGTTGCGTCGGCGTAGTTCAttgatatatttttcatattgagAACATAGAATCATGTTAAACATATAAACCACTACAGTCACACACAGACCTTAGATACAAATATATCCAGCACatagattaaaattaaatatttgattgTAATTTGATAAAAATCACAAGATAGAGGTGTCTTGCTAGAAAGGAAAGCAGTCTTACGGATTTGTGGTCGGGGAGCTTTCGACGAGAATTCTGCCCCCGCGCTCTGTCAGGGGTTAACTGTTAAGATACTCTCTGTCGCTCGTCTTGAAGCGCGTCTCCGGCTCGGCCCCCTTCCTGCCTAACGCCCGTCCGGCCTTCGCGTCTGAGCGGCCGAGCCCTTGGTGACGTGTCCCCGTGTCTTTCAGAGCTGCAAGAACTGGAGGGCAGCCGTGGACCTGTGCGGGCGGCTCCTTACGGCCCACGGCCAAGGCTACGGCAAGAGCGGGCTGCCGACCAGCCACACCGCCGACTCCCTGCAGGTACCGCCCTGATCCTTCTCGGCTTCAGCAGCGTCTGGGGGCTGGAAGGGCCTTAAATTCTTAAAGAGGGAGGAGCGCGGAGAGTAGAGTTCTGAACGACAGGAAGCTCCTCTCACGAGGAGCAGCTGCAGAAGTCCGTCACGGGGCGTTTGCTTTTATTCGAAATTCTAtgggaaccccccccccccaaatcaaACCAGCCTCCAGATGCTCCAAGTCCGTGCGGAGCTGGTGGGAGGAGGGACCCTGGAGACCGCCGGGCGCAGCGGTCTGGGCCGTGCTCCTGTTTCTCCGTCTGCCCGCCGGGAGCTGGCGCGGGGCGGTCAGGAGCGCACGGCCCACGTTACACGTGCCGcgtcccccagcctctggcccaAGCGGAGGAGGTTTTCCTTCCTCATGTCTGAAGCCCGTCCCCACGGCCAGGGTGGCCCTCCCCGGACACGGCTCCGCTTCCCGCGTGAGCCGACCCCCCGCTCCCTCTTCGTGGTCGTCCCACAGACTGCCGCCACCTTCCTGCTCTGCAGCTGCGAGCCCCGCCCGCCGCCCCCAGGTTACGGGCGGCGCCCCCGACGGCCGTGCACTGCGGGCCGGAGCAGGGCGGCCTTCGCTCGGCGCGGTGCCCGGCGCCCGGCTTTTCAGTCCGGCCCTTGCCACGTGGTCACTGCTTTTACACCTCGTTTCTATCTGTGGTGGAACGAGGTTGACTTGGGTCACTTCCGAGGCCCCAACCCTGCCCTCTCAGGTGGCCTCCGCTGGTTTCCTGAAGGGGCGTGGGTTCTGGCCACTGGAACCGACTGCGCCCCGCATGCCCCGCCCCATGCCCCTCCCCCCCGAGATGTCACGCCCTTCGCCGCTCCGCCCCCCGACACAGCTCCGCCGCCTGCTCCCCATGCCCTCGCCGGCCGACCCCCTCGGTGCGTCCTCGCTCCTCCTTCACCCCAACCCCTGGATTCTGCTCTCCTTCGGGGAGGGGGTGTctcttttaaaatccatttttataAACCTGTAATTATGCAAACGTGCTAAAAAAGAAAGTTAGTTTAGCCTTGTTTTCATGTATTTGAAATCGAGCTCTAATACCAAATTAAAAGGGAATGGGAATCTGAACCTGCGATACACAGATAACctattatttcaattatattttgtgttttcagcTTTGGTTTGTGAGGCTGGCACTGCTGGTGAAGCTgggccttttccagaatgccgaGATGGAGTTTGAGCCCTTCGGAAACCTGGATCAGCCAGATCTCTATTACGAGTACTACCCTCACGTGTACCCTGGGCGTAGGGGTAAGGCTGGGGTTAACGCCAGTGCTTTTGCATGTGCTTTGCTTTGCCTGCGCTTACGGATCCAGTCCTGGTCATCAGGTGAGCCGCCCGCAGTGAGCCTTGACCTACAGGGTGACCTCGCTCTGGCTCCTGAGCACACTGACCTGGACAGACTCACTGACGCATCCGTCTGCCCATTCCACAGCCATTTCTCGGGCACCTGCTGTGCCATGGCACTAAGATCTGGTATGAGGATTAGGGGGTGACATTCAGACTGTGCTCCGGAGTAAAAAATAATCTTGTATCATGACTTAGTGCAAACGTACACacagaaatgaaacagagacagagagtcaTGCAGCAGTACTTACTCTGTGCCATTTTCTCCTAATCTCCATtctgatttatttaatttacttaaaagtCTGGAAAGTTTGGCTGTGGCGGCAAATGGGCTTGGGCGGCTCCTTGGCGGGTGGTGGCGGTGGCCGTAGCGGTTCCTTTTGGCCCTGTTAATGTCGGGGCCAGGCCCGGGGAGGATGGCGCCCTAGAGCCCGGCCTTGCTGGGGTAGGGGCGGGAGGGGACGGGGTGGGGACCGGCCATGTCGGAGGTGACCCGAAGTCTGCTGCAGCGCTGGGGCGCCAGTTTTAGGAGAGGCGCCGACTTCGACTCTTGGGGCCAGCTGGTGGAGGCGATAGACGAGTATCAGATATTAGCAAGACACCTACAAAAAGAGGCCCAAGCTCAACACAATAATTCTGAATTCacggaagaacaaaagaaaaccataggCAAAATTGCAACATGCTTGGAATTACGAAGTGCAGCTTTACAGTCCACACAGTCCCAAGAAGAATTTAAACTGGAGGATCTGAAGAAGCTAGAACCAATCCTAAAGAATATTCTTACATATAATAAAGAATTCCCATTTGATGTTCAGCCTGTCCCCTTAAGAAGAATTTTAGCACCTGGTGAAGAAGAGAATTTGGAAtttgaagaagatgaagaagagggTGGTGCTGGAGCAGGGTCTCCTGATGCCTTTCCTGCTAGAGTTCCCGCGCAGGGGActtgcgttcgatccctggtcagggaactaagatcccacacgccgtgggacagctaagcccacgcgccgcaactactgagcccatgcgccacaactagagagctcgTGCTGCGACTACatagcccacgcgctctggagcccacgcaccgcaactactgagcctgcacgctctgGAAACcgcgctccacaactagagaggagcccctGTGCCGCagcgaagacccgacgcagccaaaaataaataaataaacaaatattaaaaaaagaaaaaaaactgtattgctaaaaaaatgctagcCCTCATCTGAACCTTCAGCTAGTTGTAACCTTCTTGCTGGTGGAGAGTTTTATCTAACGTTgacggctgctgactgatcagggtgctGGTCGCAGAAGGTTGGGGCAGCTGTGGCACCTTCTTAAAATAAGAGCACAGTGAAGTTTGCCACCTaggttgactcttcctttcacagttTCTCTCTAGCATGCAGTGCTATTTAATGGCACTTCACCcatagtagaacttctttcaaaattggagtcaagtCTCTCAAACCTTGCCACTGTCTATCAACTAAGTCTCTGTAATGGTCTAAATTTTttgttgccattttaacaatcttca
Coding sequences within it:
- the LOC133105426 gene encoding axin interactor, dorsalization-associated protein-like — encoded protein: MSEVTRSLLQRWGASFRRGADFDSWGQLVEAIDEYQILARHLQKEAQAQHNNSEFTEEQKKTIGKIATCLELRSAALQSTQSQEEFKLEDLKKLEPILKNILTYNKEFPFDVQPVPLRRILAPGEEENLEFEEDEEEGGAGAGSPDAFPARVPAQGTCVRSLVRELRSHTPWDS